Proteins found in one Oncorhynchus mykiss isolate Arlee chromosome 17, USDA_OmykA_1.1, whole genome shotgun sequence genomic segment:
- the LOC118940167 gene encoding 5-aminolevulinate synthase, nonspecific, mitochondrial-like, with the protein MCAVCPLDELCDVAHEFGAIMFVDEVHAVGLYGARGGGIGDRDGIMHKMDIISGTLGKAFGCVGGYIASTAALVDTVRSYAAGFIFTTSLPPMLLAGACESIQTLKGEEGRALRRKHQRVHPDP; encoded by the exons atgt GTGCGGTGTGTCCTCTGGATGAGTTGTGTGATGTGGCCCATGAGTTTGGAGCCATCATGTTTGTAGACGAGGTCCATGCGGTGGGGCTGTACGGCGCTAGGGGAGGAGGTATCGGGGACCGAGACGGCATCATGCACAAGATGGACATCATCTCTGGAACACTGG GCAAGGCGTTTGGCTGTGTTGGAGGTTACATCGCCAGTACCGCCGCTCTGGTGGACACGGTGCGTAGTTACGCTGCAGGCTTCATATTCACCACGTCTCTGCCCCCCATGCTGCTGGCGGGCGCCTGTGAGTCCATCCAGACCCTTAAAGGGGAGGAGGGCCGCGCCCTCCGGAGGAAACACCAGCGAGTCCATCCAGACCCTTAA
- the LOC110494837 gene encoding 5-aminolevulinate synthase, nonspecific, mitochondrial: METLIRRCPFLSRVPQTFLQQARKSLVVYAQKCPVMMNLASKPLARSLCSSSASFQKAEDIVTSAQTPGANGGTTTKLPQSHPMPPSGQASGASKCPFLAAEMGQNSGVVRQASLQLQEDVQEVRTIQKDVSPAQVLASSSGAVNTSDLMKKLLKQRPTRMSQLLQENMPSFSNFRYDEFFERKIEEKKSDHTYRVFKTVNRRATDFPMGDDYTDSLSDRRDVSVWCSNDYLGMSRHPRVVNSITETLHKHGSGAGGTRNISGTSKFHVELEQELADLHRKDAALLFTSCFVANDSTLFTLAKMMPGCEIYSDAGNHASMIQGIRNSGAKKFIFRHNDPDHLRELLLKSDPSSPKIVAFETVHSMDGAVCPLDELCDVAHEFGAITFVDEVHAVGLYGARGGGIGDRDGIMHKMDIISGTLGKAFGCVGGYIASTAALVDTVRSYAAGFIFTTSLPPMLLAGARESIQTLKGEEGRALRRKHQRNVKLLRQMLMDSGLPVVHCPSHIIPVRVSDAEKNTEISDIMMSRYNIYVQAINYPTVARGEELLRIAPTPHHTPQMMMYFVEKLVQTWKESGLPLKSHSSAGCNFCRQPLHFELMTEGEESYFRGLTHPISAHA, encoded by the exons ATGGAGACTTTAATTCGCCGCTGCCCGTTCCTGTCCCGCGTGCCCCAGACCTTCCTCCAGCAGGCCCGGAAATCCCTGGTGGTCTATGCCCAGAAATGTCCTGTGATGATGAACCTGGCCTCCAAGCCTCTGGCccgctctctctgctcctcctcagCTAGCTTCCAGAAGGCTGAGGACATCGTGACTTCAGCCCAGACACCAG GAGCCAATGGGGGCACTACCACCAAGTTGCCTCAGAGCCACCCCATGCCCCCCTCTGGCCAGGCCTCGGGGGCCTCCAAGTGCCCCTTCCTGGCGGCTGAGATGGGCCAGAACAGCGGTGTGGTGCGCCAGGCCAGCCTCCAGCTGCAGGAGGATGTGCAGGAGGTCCGCACCATCCAGAAAG ATGTGAGCCCAGCCCAGGTCCTGGCCAGCTCTTCTGGTGCGGTCAACACCTCCGATCTGATGAAGAAGCTGCTGAAGCAACGTCCAACCAGGATGTCCCAACTGCTGCAGGAGAACATGCCCAGCT TCTCTAACTTCCGCTACGATGAGTTCTTTGAGAGGAAGATTGAGGAGAAGAAGAGTGACCACACGTACCGAGTCTTTAAGACGGTTAACCGGCGAGCCACGGACTTCCCCATGGGTGACGACTACACCGATTCCCTTAGCGACAGGAGAGACGTATCTGTGTGGTGCTCCAACGACTACCTGGGCATGAGCAGACACCCGCGGGTCGTCAACTCCATCAC GGAGACGTTGCATAAGCACGGCAGTGGGGCTGGAGGAACCAGGAACATCTCTGGGACCAGTAAGTTCCACGTGGAACTGGAACAGGAACTAGCAGACCTCCACAGGAAGGACGCTGCGCTCCTTTTCACTTCCTGCTTCGTAGCCAATGACTCCACCTTGTTCACCCTGGCCAAGATGATGCCAG gctgtGAGATCTACTCTGATGCAGGGAATCACGCCTCCATGATCCAAGGCATCCGGAACAGTGGAGCCAAGAAGTTCATCTTCCGTCACAATGACCCCGACCACTTGAGAGAGCTGCTGCTGAAATCAGACCCCTCCTCTCCAAAGATCGTAGCCTTCGAGACAGTCCACTCCATGGATG GGGCGGTGTGTCCTCTGGATGAGTTGTGTGATGTGGCCCATGAGTTTGGAGCCATCACGTTTGTTGACGAGGTCCATGCGGTGGGGCTGTACGGCGCTAGGGGAGGAGGTATCGGGGACCGAGACGGCATCATGCACAAGATGGACATCATCTCTGGAACACTGG GCAAGGCGTTTGGCTGTGTTGGAGGCTACATCGCCAGTACCGCCGCCCTGGTGGACACGGTGCGTAGTTACGCTGCAGGCTTCATATTCACCACGTCTCTGCCTCCCATGCTGCTGGCGGGCGCCCGCGAGTCCATCCAGACCCTTAAAGGGGAGGAGGGCCGCGCCCTCCGGAGGAAACACCAGCGCAACGTCAAGCTGCTGAGACAGATGCTCATGGACTCTGGACTGCCCGTCGTCCACTGTCCCTCTCACATCATCCCTGTCAGG GTGTCCGACGCGGAGAAGAACACGGAGATCTCTGACATCATGATGAGTCGTTACAACATTTATGTCCAGGCCATCAACTATCCCACGGTCGCCAGGGGGGAGGAGCTTCTTCGCATCGCCCCCACGCCACACCACACCCCTCAGATGATGATGTACTTTGTCG AGAAGTTGGTTCAGACGTGGAAGGAGTCCGGTCTACCTCTGAAGTCCCATTCTTCAGCAGGGTGTAACTTCTGCCGGCAGCCACTGCACTTTGAGCTGATGACTGAGGGAGAAGAGTCTTACTTCAGAGGCCTGACCCACCCCATCTCCGCTCACGCATGA